The DNA segment GGAAGCCGACTGGGTCGACTGCGTGACGATCGACGAACTCCGGCAGATCTGGCGGGCCGACGGCGCCGAGCGCTGGAGCGACGTCCGGGACGACTGGCCCGACGAACCCTTCGAGTTCTACGGCGCGGCGACGGTCAGCGGCACCTTCGATTACTTCCGCGAGACCGTCATCGGCGAGGACGCCAACCACCGCAACGACTACTCGGCGACCGAGAAGGACCGCACCATCGTCCGGGGCGTCCGGGGATCGCCGTACGCGATCGGGTACTTCGGGTTCGCCTACTACAGCGAGAACCCCGACTCGATCAAGGCGCTCGCCATCGACGACGGCGACGGGACCTGCGTCGAACCCACGCTCGAAACGGCCAAGGCCGGCGAGTACCAGCCCCTCTCGCGGCCGCTCTTTACCTACGCCGCAAAGGAGACGCTCGCGGACCCGGCCGTCGAGCAGTTCGTCCGATACTTCATCGAGAAGGCGGCGACCGACCTCGTCCCACAGGTCGGGTACGTCCCGATCACCGAGGGGGAGAAACGGGAGAACCTCGATCGACTCGACGCGGCACTGGAGGACGTCGCATGACCGCCCACCAGTCATCGACGATCGGTCGGACGATGGATCGAGGTCCACGAGGGGGTGAGCACAGATGAGCGACGCGACGGCCCCGGACCTCTCGAAGCGAAGCGGGCAGAACACCCGCGAGTTCGCCTATCGGGCGGTCTTCTTCGTCTGTGCGTTGCTGTCGGTCCTCACGACGGTCGCCATCGTCGTGACCCTCCTCGGCGACGCGATCACGTTCTTCGCGGAGGTCTCCCCGATCGCCTTTCTGACCGGGACGACGTGGAGTCCGGCGAACGACCCCGTTAGCTTCGGCGTGCTCCCGCTGATCACCGGGACGCTCGTGATCACCTTCGGCGCCGCGGCGATCGCGCTGCCGGTCGGACTGCTGACGGCGATCTACCTCGCGGAGTACGCGAGCGACCGCGCCCGGTCGGTACTGAAACCCGCGATCGAGGTGCTCGCCGGTGTGCCGACCGTGGTGTATGGCTACTTCGCGCTGGTGTACGTCACGCCGGCGCTGAGCGTCGTCTTCCCGACGATCAGTACGTTCAACGCGCTGAGCGCCTCGATCATCGTCGGGATCATGATCATCCCGATGGTCTCCTCGATCAGCGAGGACGCGATGAGTTCGGTGCCCGACTCGCTCCGGGAGGCCAGTTACGGGCTGGGCGCGACGCGCTTTACGGTCTCGACGAGCGTCGTCGTCCCCGCCTCGATCTCGGGGATCGCCTCCTCGTACATCCTCGCGCTCAGCCGCGCGATCGGCGAGACGA comes from the Halalkalicoccus subterraneus genome and includes:
- a CDS encoding phosphate ABC transporter substrate-binding protein PstS family protein, with the protein product MSRDSSGRFPRSVSRRDFLAAAGVAGSLGLAGCARVTSSEPKEVNIAGSSTVFPIAEAVASDFVQEYPDINVSVSQTGSGGGFSNFFCPGMTDLNNASRPIAEGEQTQCSDNGITPVEFTVGTDALTVVVNPEADWVDCVTIDELRQIWRADGAERWSDVRDDWPDEPFEFYGAATVSGTFDYFRETVIGEDANHRNDYSATEKDRTIVRGVRGSPYAIGYFGFAYYSENPDSIKALAIDDGDGTCVEPTLETAKAGEYQPLSRPLFTYAAKETLADPAVEQFVRYFIEKAATDLVPQVGYVPITEGEKRENLDRLDAALEDVA
- the pstC gene encoding phosphate ABC transporter permease subunit PstC — protein: MSDATAPDLSKRSGQNTREFAYRAVFFVCALLSVLTTVAIVVTLLGDAITFFAEVSPIAFLTGTTWSPANDPVSFGVLPLITGTLVITFGAAAIALPVGLLTAIYLAEYASDRARSVLKPAIEVLAGVPTVVYGYFALVYVTPALSVVFPTISTFNALSASIIVGIMIIPMVSSISEDAMSSVPDSLREASYGLGATRFTVSTSVVVPASISGIASSYILALSRAIGETMAVTIAAGNTPRLVDLTDPAGVFLESIQTMTAAMVQLGASDVTGQSLAYRSLFAVGLTLFVITFVMNLISEWVASRYREEYR